From Chlamydia avium 10DC88:
GCATTGATTGCTTTGTCGTGTGGGACTATTGCCCAGAAATTATGGCATTTTCGTCATGTCCAAGCTTTGTTTTATTTAACATTCGCTTTTACAATTATTTCGCGACTAATAAGTTAAAATAGCACACATATGTGCTTACTAGCATAATAATGATGATTTTAAGTTCTTTATCTGAGTTTCGCGATACAGCAATAAATTATCTTGCTAAGCATCGCGATGATATTACTATAGATTTTTTAAGGAATTGCTACACCATCCATGTTCCTGATGAGGATTCTCCTGAGGGTAGCTGGGTAAGCACACTAAAATTCCGTGATATTCACAATTTAATTTTTGCTTCGTGTAGCTGTCCTGATGGTGAATGTTGTGTACATTTAATGATTGCCTATCTATCTGTTTATGATACTGATAGCTGGCTGCCTTTACATTATAAGTTTATAAAATCTTTTTGGCATGAGTTATTTTTAAAACTTTTTTTAAGTCAATCCCAGGTGCGTTCTGAGAGAGATTCTAGGTATCTAGTATCCGATCATAATATCGTTTTAGAAATCTCTGCATTATCTTCTGATGCCTACGCACGATGGTTATCGACTATCTATGTAGCAACCCATCCCGAGACATATACAGAAAATACATTTCCGCAATCCTCTTTATACCGAATAGCTAAATATTTTTTCTTCTGCTGTAAATCCGGGGCTCGCCTAGATTTTACTGAGAATCGTCAAGGGTTCCCCACCCAATTTGCCTTGCAATGGGAGGGAATTTCTTTGAAAGGTGAAATTTTAAACTTTGAAACTTTAGAAAGTATTTTCCCAACAATTAATTTCTCTCAGACAACATTTTTAGGAAACTATCAAAATTTTTCCGTAACTCAAGCACATGTCTCTCCTAAAGAAGCCACTATTCACTTTACAAAAACACCTATTCAGGAGTGCCAAAGTGATTTACCAATCACTCAAATTGGTTCTGTAGGCTATGTAGCTAAATCACGATACGTTCTCATCCCTGAAGAAGAAGTTGTTATTCCTATAAGTATGCTTCCTTTTCTACATAATGAGCTTAGAACTCAGTTATCTTCTCTCCTTCATTATGAAAATGAAAAGCATCAAATACGTTATACCATTCACCTACTTCGAGATTGTTCTCTCTCCTTCTCTGCCTATTTACACACTCCTGGAGACTTAAATAATGGTGAACTCATTTATCCTGATTTCTGTTATCTTCCCGATCAAGGTCTATTTAGTATTACTGGTCTTCTTTCCCCTCAATCTTCTTTCACAGTTAAGGCAGATCAAGTTGAAGAATTCTTACATAATAAAGGAGATCTAATTCGTGAACCGGGATTCCAAGTATTCACCAAACATGCTCCTGAAAGACGACTAACATATAATATTACTCAGCAAGGAGTCTTGCTCTTTTATTATGATAATGTCGGAGATTCCTCAGCTATAAGCATTCACTATGGCCCCTGGGTTTATCAGGCGGGTCAAGGATTCTTTTTAAACAGCGAATCTGATGCACCCATTCAGGATGGCTTAATTGTAGAGCCTCAAGACATTCCTAATTTCATTACGCATAATGAGGAATTTTTACGTACGCTCCCCAATTTCTTTAGCCCTCCTCCTCTCACTAACCTTACTCTTGAAATACGTAGAGCATCCAACTCTGGATTACAACTTACCCCCATATTTGAAGGCCTTGAAAAAGAGAATTGCCAATTATTTGGACCTTTTCTCTACAGAGAAAATCACGGATTCCATTTACTTCCTGCACATTTACAACCACTGTCCCTATTTCCTAAAATCATCGCAGCTGAACAAGTACCAGAATTTATAGCACAAAATTCTCATAACGAAAGACTGGTATTTGCTAGCCCTGAATTATGTCCTCCAGAAACCTTCGAACTCACACTTTTATCTATAAAACGTCCTCACCCTTCATCTCCTCTACACTTACAATTGGAATTAACAACTAATATTGGTTCCATTTCTATAGGGTGTGTATTACAAGCAATAAAAAACAAAAAAAACTTTAGTTTTCAGTCAAGCGGGCTTTTTAGATTTCCAGCATTGTTTATTTCAGTTTCTTAAACAATTCATTGCACAGAAATGCCTGATCCCAGAGAACACTATCATTGCTACAGTCACAGATATCTTTAAGTTAGATGCTCTAGCTCCTATGTCTCCTCATAAAAATATCCAAGCTAGTGAGACAGATCTAACATTTTTCTCTCAATTGAAAGCTGCATGCTTACCTCCTATCCCCCAAAATCTTTTCTCTACAGATCATCACCTCCGTCCCTATCAAAATAGTGGATTATTGTGGCTATGGTTTTTATATAACCACCATTTATCGGGCCTTCTTTGTGATGAGATGGGGTTGGGGAAAACACATCAAGCAGCAGCTTTGCTAGACATTGTTTTTCAATCTACTGAAACCTCAGAACGACCTAGATTTCTTGTTGTTTGTCCTACAAGTGTACTTCCTCATTGGGAACATATATTAGCAACTCATTTGCCTACGGTAGGTATTTTTTCATTTCATGGGCCTAACAAACCAGAAACTATTCCCCCCATAGACATTATTATTACCTCATACGGAACACTAAGACAAAACTATGCGAAGTTTTACAAACTATCATTTACAATAGCCGTATTTGATGAAATTCATGTGGCAAAAAATAAAGCAAGTCAAATTCACAAAATTCTTTGTCGACTAAACGCACAAATGAAGTTAGGATTAACAGGAACACCTGTAGAAAATAATCTTTTGGAATTCAAAAGTCTTTTAGACATTATCTTACCAAATTATTTACCTTCTGACTCTTTGTTTAAGAAATTATTCACAAAAAACCATAATAACACAGAAATTGATGATCAGATAATTTCGTCTCAAGATCTGTTATTAAAACTCACACGGCCATTTATCCTACGTCGTACCAAAAAACTTGTTCTTCCTGAACTTCCTGAAAAAGTAGAATCAATTATTCCTTGTGTATTGTCTCCAGAACAAAAGAAACTCTATCTATCTACATTAAAACGAGAGAAAATGCATATTCAACAATTGGGTTCCTTAGAAGACCGATCAGTAAATTATTTACATGTATTTACTCTGTTAAATCACCTGAAACAAATTTGTGACCACCCTGCTTTGTTCCTAAAAAATCCCGAAGAATATAAAAAACATGAATCAGGCAAATGGAACGCATTTGTACGGCTTATGCATGATTCATTATCTGCAGGTTATAAAGTTGTTGTCTTTTCTCAGTACATTCACATGATTCGCATTATTACACTATATTTAGATGAAATCGGTGTAAAATATGCCTCAATCCAAGGAAAATCACTCAATAGAAAAGAAGAAATTGCCTATTTCACCTCTGATCCTGAATGTCGTGTATTCGTAGGTTCCCTACTAGCTGCTGGGACGGGTATCAATCTCACAGCAGGAAATGTAGTAATCATGTATGACCGGTGGTGGAACCCTGCAAAAGAAAATCAAGCGCTAGATCGTGTACATAGGATAGGACAAAAAAATACTGTTTTTATTTATAAACTCATGACTGAGGACACCCTAGAAGAACGTATTCACTACCTCATTGAAAAGAAAGTGCGTCTTTTAGATAAAGTGATCTCTACTCAAGATACAAATATTCTGCATATGTTAAATAAAGAAGATTTGTTGACCATTCTTTCGTACAAAGATGATCATCATAGTGATAACAACATTCTATAACTTAGGAACCAATAAAGATAGAAGCAACCCTAATTTAGGATAACTTGCGATATCCACGATAAGCAAGTATAGCACCCATAATTCCGTAAAAATATACACGATTCTTGGGCCAGCTCAACGTTAGTCCTTCATCATTACCGAACAACAACATGACTAAAGCAAAAACTAGCAATCCAGAGCCTAAAAATAGAGCGGCAAGAGGCCAATGTTGTAACCACTTCCAATCTGTTACAATTTTTTCATCTGGTTTTTGAAAGGTATTTTGATCGCTAAGTACAGCCTCCCAATCTTCAGAAGAAACAGCAAACAAATCCTCTGTTTCTTCCTTAGTAGATCCTTCTGGAAAAGAAATATGACAAGAAGAGAACCCACCCGGAGTTACAGGAGGATCCTGTAAGAACGCACTGCAATAGGGACATTGAGGCATATGCATAGACACGCTACCTTCACATTTCCAGCATGTGCGTTGCGCTTCTGCTTCTTTAGCAAATGGCATGATAACCTACTTTTTTCCCTTCTGAATTTAACATAAGAAGCAATATCCTTATGTATGTATTTGTATACTTTAGCCTAATTATGGTACATAAATTAAATTATAATTCCCATTAGGAAAAAATCAATGCTGAAAATTAATCTTTGGATCTAAAATAACAAAAGGTTCCTCATATAATATATGATGATCCGAAACATTTGAGAATATTGCCTTAAAAGCCTTTGATTCTGCGATTTATATTAACTTAGGAATTCATCATGAGTAAAGATTTTGACTGTGTTGTTATTGGTGCTGGTCCTGGGGGTTATGTTGCTGCAATTACAGCAGCACAACAAGGATTAAACACCGCACTTATTGAAGAACAACAAGCAGGAGGCACGTGTTTAAATCGAGGCTGTATTCCTTCTAAGGCTCTACTTGTAGGTGCAGGTATCGTTTCCCAAATTCGCCAAGCACCACAATTTGGTATTCATATTGATGGGTATTCCATTGACTACCCCGCCATGGTGCAGAGAAAAAACACCGTCGTACACGGAATACGCCAAGGCTTAGACGGACTCATACGCAGCAATAAAATTACTACATTTCAAGGTAAAGGTTCTTTAATCTCATCCACAGAAGTTAAAGTTCTTGGTCAAGATACTACAACACTGAAAACTAAACATATTATATTAGCTACAGGATCAGAACCTCGTCCCTTCCCTACGGTACCCTTTTCTGCTCGAATACTTTGTTCTACGGGAATTTTAAATCTGGAAACACTCCCCAAAAAACTCGTAATTATTGGAGGCGGAGTGATTGGTTGTGAATTCGCTTCTCTATTCCATACTCTAGGAGTAGAAATTACCATAATTGAAATCGCTGACCACATCCTTGCTATTAATAATGCAGATATTTCTAAAACTATGCAGGACAAGTTCTCTCGTCAAGGCATTCGTGTATTAACTAAAGCTTCGTTGCAACACCTAGAGGACCTAGGAGATCGAGTAAAAATTATTGTTAACGAACAAACAGAAGAATATGATTTCGCTCTTATAGCTATTGGTCGACAGTTTAATACAACAGGAATTGGATTAGATAATGCAGGAGTAATCCGTGATGAACGAGGTATCATTCCTGTAGATGATACTATGAGAACTAATGTTCCGAATATCTTTGCTATTGGAGATATCACTGGAAAATGGTTACTTGCGCATGTGGCATCCCATCAAGGAATTATCGCAGCGCGCAATGCTGCTGGTCATCATGACATCATGGATTATTCAGCAGTGCCCTCTATAATCTTTACTTTCCCTGAGGTTGCTACAGTAGGACTTTCTCTAGAAGCTACACAACAACAAAATATTCCAGCTAAACTCACGAAATTCCCTTTCCGAGCTATAGGAAAAGCAGTTGCTATGGCGGAAGCCGACGGCTTTGCTGCTATCATTAGCCACGAAACTACTCAGCAAATTCTGGGAGCTTATGTTATAGGACCACATGCAGCATCACTGATAGCAGAGATGACTCTAGCTATTCGCAATGAACTTACACTACCTTGTATTTATGAAACGATACATGCACACCCTACTCTTGCAGAGGTCTGGGCAGAAAGCGCTTTATTAGCTACAAACTCTCCGTTACACCTACCTCCATCTGTAAAATCATGAATCATTGTTCTTCTAAAGAAACTCAAATGCCAAAAAAAACCATGAGCGGAAGCGCCTTCCTCATTGGTTTAGGCAATCTCTACCTCAAGGTTTTACTTTTTCTGATACAGAGAAAACCATTAAACATGCAGGGATATCTACGGTATGCGAAGAAGCTCTTTGTCCTAACCGCATACGTTGCTGGTCTCGCAAAACAGCTACATATCTTACTTTAGGTAATGCTTGTACTCGTCGTTGTGGATTTTGCAATATTAATTTTACCACAAAACCTCAACCTCCTGATCCTGAAGAACCACAAAAAATCGTTCAGTCAGCAAAAATATTACAACTTAAGCATATTGTATTAACCATGGTAGCACGTGATGATTTAGAAGATGGCGGAGCAAGTGCTTTAGTACGTATTATCAATGCCATACATCAAGAATTGCCTGAGACAACTGTTGAAGTTCTGGCTTCAGACTTTCAAGGGAATGTAGATGCCCTACATACCTTATTAGATTCTAGATTGACTATTTACAATCACAATGTTGAAACTGTGGAGAGATTAACTCCGTTGGTACGCCACAAAGCAACTTACCGTAGATCCCTCTTTGTGCTCCAAAAAGCAGCAGAACATGTATCCCCTAATTTAAAAATTAAATCAGGAATTATGGTGGGATTAGGAGAACAAGAAAGCGAGGTAAAACAAACACTAAAAGATCTCGCTAATCATGGAGTACATATTGTCACCATAGGACAATATTTGCGTGCCTCGCGACGACACATTCCTGTGAAAGAGTATGTTTCTCCTGAAACTTTTCAGTATTATCGTACTATTGGAGAATCATTAGGATTGTTTGTATACTCAGGACCTTTTGTACGTTCAAGCTTTAATGCTGACAAAGTTCTTCATGAATTAGCAAAACAAACTCCAGAAGCATAACTTGAAAGTCTACCTTTTATTGTATAGTTTATCCGCTTGCATATAGTTATAATAACAAACGCTTTTTTACATTGTTGATTAACAATAAAAAAAATTTTTTGCTTACTTCATGTCATTAATAATCAACAATGTATTTCTTGTTTGATGTTCACGATTGGCACTAATCCCCCCTTTTGTTATGGTGAGTAAAAAGGTATGCGTGGGTTATGTTTCGTCGTTCTATTTCTTGCTTATTCTTGGTGCTAGCCTTATTTTTCTGCACTAGCTGTAACAGTAGATCTCTAATAGTTCATGGACTTGCTGGAAGAGACGCAAATGAAATTGTTGTCTTACTGGTCAGCAAAGGAGTCGCTGCTCAAAAACAACCTCAAGCTGCAGCTTCTACAGGAGGAACATCTTCAGAACAATTATGGGACATTTCTGTTCCTGCTGCGCAAATCACTGAAGCTTTAGCTATTTTGAATCAAGCAGGTCTCCCACGAATGAAAGGGACTAGCTTACTAGACTTATTTGCTAAGCAAGGTCTTGTTCCTTCAGAAATGCAAGAAAAAATTCGTTATCAAGAAGGACTTTCTGAACAAATGGCTTCTACCATCAGGAAAATGGATGGTATTGTAGATGCTAGTGTGCAGATTTCTTTTGCAACAGATACTGACGAGCAACAACCCTTAACTGCGTCGGTCTATATTAAGCATCGTGGTGTTTTAGATAATCCTAATAGCATCATGGTTTCTAAAATTAAACGCTTAGTTGCAAGCGCAGTACCAGGATTAACTACAGAAAACGTCTCGGTAATCAGCGATCGAGCTTCTTATAGTGATATTACTATTAACGGCCCCTGGGGATTATCTGATGAAATTGACTATGTCTCCGTATGGGGAATTATCTTAGCAAAATCTTCTCTAGGAAAATTCCGTTTAATCTTCTACCTATTACTTCTTACTCTATTTGTTATCTCCTGCGGTCTCCTTTGGGTAATTTGGAAAACACATACACTCATTCTCTCTTTGGGTGGAGTAAAAGGTTTCTTTGATCCAGCTCCTTATTCTAAAACTGTAGAAACTAAAACTAAACAAACTACAGAAGGTGCCGAAGAGAAAAAAGAAGATCAGCCTGTAGAAGCAACAGAAGAAACACCTCCTGCTAAGGACAATGCTTCCGATGTAGAAGAAAATGAGGATGTTTAGTGACAGCAAATACATTTGGGACTTTAAATATTTTAATGAAGTACTTTAAAGAAGATGATCTTGCAAATTTTTTGCCAGATAATCTAGTAATTGCTCCTACACATACAGAAGATATTCCTTTAAGTTCTTTGTCCTTTACCATGTGTTGGTTAGCAACTATCCATCCATCGTGGATTAGTGTAGCTATGAAAGAATGTCCTGATGTTATGCAAAGCCAATTACTTGCTTGGCTTCCCCAACCTTTAGTTCAAGAATTATTACCTTTGCTCCCTGGGATTTCTCCTGCGAGTCAACGTTGTTCTAATTTTGGAGCATTTTATCTATTAGATATATTAAGTAAAAAAATTCGTCCTCCTGGCATTACTGAGGAAATCTTTCTCCCGCCTTCCCCATTTAATGCTATGTTATACTATTCTGGGGCAACCAAAATGACATTAATTAATTGTCTAGGTTTATTTACCATTGCTAAAGAATTAAGAAATATTGTGGATAAAGTAATTATTGACCGAGTCCATAAAATCCTTTCTCATACAGAACAGTTATTTCTTGCTTATTGTCAATCTCATCCTATGAAGTATCTAGAAACAACGAATTTTCTATCCTCTTGGGATCATGAAGATGATTTTCGCAAGTTTATTCATAAGAAAGGATTAGAATTTCTTGCCTTAGCTTTAGCAAAAGAAGATGCTTCTTTTTTCTGGTATTTTCTTCGTAGGTTAGATATTGGCCGAGGATATATTTTTGAGCAGGCACTAAAAAAATCTTATGGTTATCCCCATAGTGACTATTTCAAAAATCAATTGGAACAATGCATAAAGATCTTAGTACAATAAAATCTGAATATGCTCTGACTACATTCTAAGAGGTTCTTCTCAATTTTTGAATATGTCGGTCGAGCAAAGATAAAAATAAAAACAATAAAAAAGGAGCAGCGGTCCCCCAATAGGCATTTTGTTGGGTTTTTTTACGCTGTTAAATGGATGAAGTTTTTTAGTTTAATTTTTAAAAACGATGAAATTGCACCAAATCAAAAAATCCTTTCTCCAGAGGCCTTTTCTGCTCTTCTTGATGCCCAAGAACTACTAGTGAAAACAAAAGAAGATAGCGAAGCTTACATGAACGCAACAAAACAAGAATGCGAAAAATTGCGTCAAGAAGCTGAAAAGCGGGGATTTAAAGAAGGTAGTGATGCTTGGAATACACAGCTTGCCTACCTTGAAAAAGAAATGCATGAGCTGCGTGACGAAATTAAATCTTCTCTTGTTCCTCTAGCTATTGCCAGCGTGAAAAAAATCCTTGGTAAAGAACTAGAAACCCATCCTGATACTATTGTTTCGATTATTATCAAAGCTCTGAAAGAACTTACCCAACATAAAAAAATCCTCATTCATGTAAATCCAAAAGATTTATCTATTGTCGAGCAAAGTCGTCCTGAACTAAAAAAAATTGTCGAATATGCTGATACACTTATCATTGCTCCACAAGCTGATGTTTCTCCAGGAGGATGCATTATAGAAACAGAGGCAGGAATTATAAATGCTCAATTAGACGTACAATTAGCTGCTTTAGAAAAAGCCTTCTCTACTATACTAAGCCAACAAACTTCTATAGGTACATCGCAATCTAAACAAGAAGCACCTATGAAGAAAACTCAGGACAAGATAGAATAAGGGATATTGAACATCATGCGTTGCATTTTTCGTACTTTCCTGTGTGTGTTGATTTTCAGTTCTCCGTGGTGTTCCGCGGATACGGGTCCTTATGAGTGTCCTTCTCGCTGTCGTCCTTCTCCTCAGCCTCAGGAGGTTACAGCACCTCAAGCATCTGAGGAGATAAAACCCAGACCCATGCCCTCATTTCGTGAAAGAGTTACCGCAAGTGATGTTCTTCCCCGAGAACGTCTCTCTTCAGGAAGTTTTTCTGATACCTATCCGGATCTGACTACTCAAGCAATTATTCTTATTTTCTTAGCACTATCACCATTTCTAGTGATGTTGCTGACGTCTTATCTAAAAATTATTATTACATTAGTTCTATTAAGGAATGCTTTGGGTGTTCAACAAACGCCCCCTAGCCAAGTTTTGAATGGCATTGCTCTCATTCTTTCGATTTATGTGATGTTCCCTACTGGCGTAGCTATGTACAATGACGCTAGAAAGGAAATTCAAGCTAATACCATTCCTAGAGATTTATTCTCAGCCGAGGGAGCAGAGACTGTTTTCGTAGCATTAAATAAGTCTAAAGAGCCTTTGCGATCTTTTTTAATACGTAACACACCAAAATCACAAATTCAGAGTTTTTTCAAAATTTCTCAAAAAACTTTCCCTAAAGAAATTCGGGAACATATGACGATTTCGGATTTCGTGATTGTTATTCCTGCTTTTATTATGGGGCAGATTAAAAATGCTTTTGAAATAGGTGTTCTCATTTACCTACCGTTTTTTGTGATCGATTTGGTTACTGCTAACGTTTTGGTAGCTATGCAAATGATGATGCTTTCCCCCTTATCGATTTCGCTACCATTGAAACTTCTTCTTGTTGTGATGGTTGATGGATGGACATTGCTACTTCAAGGTCTCATGATTAGCTTTAAATAAGGGTATGCCGTGATTACGTTTGCTACTAGCTTCAAATCCATGCTTTTTGAGTATTCTTATCAATCATTACTCCTTATTTTAATAATTTCAGCTCCTCCTATCATTTTGGCTTCTATTGTAGGAATTATGGTAGCTATTTTCCAAGCAGCCACTCAAATTCAAGAACAAACGTTTGCTTTTGCTATTAAATTAGTAGTTATTTTTGGAACATTGATGATCTCTGGGGGATGGTTAAGTAATATGATTTATCATTTTGCTTCGCAAATCTTCCAAAACTTTTATAAGTGGAAATAAACCGTCATGGCAATCTCTTTACCAGAGCTTGTTTCTGTTTTCGGTTCTACATATCTGGACTATATTTTTCAAAAGCCACCAGCATATGTATGGAGTGTTTTCTTGCTCCTTTTTGCTCGCTTGCTTCCTATATTTGCTATTGTACCTTTCCTTGGGGCTAAATTGTTCCCTGCACCTATTAAAATTGGTATCGGATTTTCATGGATGGCTATCATTTTCCCTAAAATCCTGATGGCAACTCAAATTAATAATTATTTGAATGATGATA
This genomic window contains:
- the sctJ gene encoding type III secretion system inner membrane ring lipoprotein SctJ, whose protein sequence is MFRRSISCLFLVLALFFCTSCNSRSLIVHGLAGRDANEIVVLLVSKGVAAQKQPQAAASTGGTSSEQLWDISVPAAQITEALAILNQAGLPRMKGTSLLDLFAKQGLVPSEMQEKIRYQEGLSEQMASTIRKMDGIVDASVQISFATDTDEQQPLTASVYIKHRGVLDNPNSIMVSKIKRLVASAVPGLTTENVSVISDRASYSDITINGPWGLSDEIDYVSVWGIILAKSSLGKFRLIFYLLLLTLFVISCGLLWVIWKTHTLILSLGGVKGFFDPAPYSKTVETKTKQTTEGAEEKKEDQPVEATEETPPAKDNASDVEENEDV
- a CDS encoding phage holin family protein, whose amino-acid sequence is MPFAKEAEAQRTCWKCEGSVSMHMPQCPYCSAFLQDPPVTPGGFSSCHISFPEGSTKEETEDLFAVSSEDWEAVLSDQNTFQKPDEKIVTDWKWLQHWPLAALFLGSGLLVFALVMLLFGNDEGLTLSWPKNRVYFYGIMGAILAYRGYRKLS
- a CDS encoding HrpE/YscL family type III secretion apparatus protein, with amino-acid sequence MKFFSLIFKNDEIAPNQKILSPEAFSALLDAQELLVKTKEDSEAYMNATKQECEKLRQEAEKRGFKEGSDAWNTQLAYLEKEMHELRDEIKSSLVPLAIASVKKILGKELETHPDTIVSIIIKALKELTQHKKILIHVNPKDLSIVEQSRPELKKIVEYADTLIIAPQADVSPGGCIIETEAGIINAQLDVQLAALEKAFSTILSQQTSIGTSQSKQEAPMKKTQDKIE
- the sctS gene encoding type III secretion system export apparatus subunit SctS, which encodes MITFATSFKSMLFEYSYQSLLLILIISAPPIILASIVGIMVAIFQAATQIQEQTFAFAIKLVVIFGTLMISGGWLSNMIYHFASQIFQNFYKWK
- the sctR gene encoding type III secretion system export apparatus subunit SctR, with the protein product MRCIFRTFLCVLIFSSPWCSADTGPYECPSRCRPSPQPQEVTAPQASEEIKPRPMPSFRERVTASDVLPRERLSSGSFSDTYPDLTTQAIILIFLALSPFLVMLLTSYLKIIITLVLLRNALGVQQTPPSQVLNGIALILSIYVMFPTGVAMYNDARKEIQANTIPRDLFSAEGAETVFVALNKSKEPLRSFLIRNTPKSQIQSFFKISQKTFPKEIREHMTISDFVIVIPAFIMGQIKNAFEIGVLIYLPFFVIDLVTANVLVAMQMMMLSPLSISLPLKLLLVVMVDGWTLLLQGLMISFK
- the lpdA gene encoding dihydrolipoyl dehydrogenase encodes the protein MSKDFDCVVIGAGPGGYVAAITAAQQGLNTALIEEQQAGGTCLNRGCIPSKALLVGAGIVSQIRQAPQFGIHIDGYSIDYPAMVQRKNTVVHGIRQGLDGLIRSNKITTFQGKGSLISSTEVKVLGQDTTTLKTKHIILATGSEPRPFPTVPFSARILCSTGILNLETLPKKLVIIGGGVIGCEFASLFHTLGVEITIIEIADHILAINNADISKTMQDKFSRQGIRVLTKASLQHLEDLGDRVKIIVNEQTEEYDFALIAIGRQFNTTGIGLDNAGVIRDERGIIPVDDTMRTNVPNIFAIGDITGKWLLAHVASHQGIIAARNAAGHHDIMDYSAVPSIIFTFPEVATVGLSLEATQQQNIPAKLTKFPFRAIGKAVAMAEADGFAAIISHETTQQILGAYVIGPHAASLIAEMTLAIRNELTLPCIYETIHAHPTLAEVWAESALLATNSPLHLPPSVKS